A genome region from Magnolia sinica isolate HGM2019 chromosome 8, MsV1, whole genome shotgun sequence includes the following:
- the LOC131253993 gene encoding uncharacterized protein LOC131253993, whose product MMIINEPESILNWCMIKRGNADMTEVSVKWVVASIKDATWESWLEREGRGMMGFHKIALERQREQVTANRRIRYPCEASSTSQDSPHPDPYIRELGSNQLSSHVAWRLLSPNFSYQGIWMESNERRGIIDAETWAIIDQKPFGGFL is encoded by the exons ATGATGATAATCAATGAGCCAGAATCAATTTTAAACTGGTGCATGATCAAAAGAGGAAATGCAGATATGACAGAAGTATCGGTGAAGTGGGTCGTAGCATCAATCAAAGATGCCACATGGGAATCGTGGCTGGAGCGGGAGGGGAGAGGGATGATGGGATTCCATAAGATTGCACTAGAACGACAGCGGGAACAAGT gacgGCAAATCGTCGGATTAGGTACCCATGCGAGGCTTCTTCTACCAGCCAGGACAGTCCACACCCCGACCCTTACATCCGCGAATTAGGCAGCAATCAACTCTCGTCTCACGTTGCTTGGAGGCTTCTGTCACCGAATTTTAGCTATCAGGGTATCTGGATGGAGTCGAATGAACGGCGGGGTATAATTGATGCTGAGACTTGGGCTATCATAGATCAGAAGCCATTTGGGGGCTTTCTGTGA